A portion of the Limanda limanda chromosome 3, fLimLim1.1, whole genome shotgun sequence genome contains these proteins:
- the LOC132998929 gene encoding hexokinase HKDC1-like isoform X1 translates to MFTLQLLSFLFSKIQEGPTKKLKVDSFLHTMCLHDDQLSDISARFQAEMKKGLSAESNAAAAVKMLPTHVRSTPDGSERGQFLVLDVGGSKFKVLRVKVREGTGIRRGGVEMEERSYPIPQELLVGRGAELLDHVSESLKDFLHEKNISLEKKHPLAFTFSFPCELSALDQGSLLSWSKNFRAQGLQGKDVVQALRDAIGRTGGMNTEVLAVVNDTVATMMTCGFEDKYCEVGLIIGTGTNACYMEELRHIDLVEGDEGRMCVNTEWGAFGDDGALSDYITEFDRELDAASNNPGKQIFEKMVSGMYLGELVRLVVLKMATLGLLFAGHVSNALRTKGKVTTAHVAAMEEYKNGLENTRLILRDLDLTPSLEDCIAVQHVSTIVSFRSSNLAAAGLAAILTRIKQNRKLRTFRITVGVDGTLYKTHPQFAKRLHKVVRRLLPECQVRFVLSDSGSSKGAALVTAVAQRLASQKSKVDETLSLFRLSSEQLQVVKARMRAGLEAGLRGEGPAEIKMLPSFVSRLPDGTEHGKYLALVLGVSYFKVMLVNFKKGLQQSSQVYHKIYTVPLEIMQGAGEELFDHFAQCVSDFLDYMGIKNTRLPAGFTFSFPCEQTAIDAGTLVSWTKGFKATDCEGHDVVDMLRDAIKRRNEFELDIAAVANDTVATMMSCAYEEAQCEIGLIAGNGTNVCYMEELKNIKLTEQKERQMQDDGSDGERKAGEARIQTMCMNTEWGGLGDHGSLNDLITPYDAEVDLNSLNPGKQRFEKLTGGMYLGEVVRQTLLDLTSRGLLFRGNVTDALKTPGIFQTKYLSQIESDRMALLQVRSILQGLRLESTCDDSIIVKEVCGAVSRRAAQLCGAGMAAVVEKIRENRGLDLLNITVGVDGKLYKLHPHFSEVLQETARVLAPQCHMTFVQSEEGRGKGAALITAMTRQKGEM, encoded by the exons ATGTTTACTCTTCagcttctttccttcctcttctccaaaATCCAGGAGGGCCCCACAAAGAAG ttaaaggtGGACAGCTTTCTGCACACAATGTGTCTCCATGACGACCAGCTAAGTGACATCTCGGCCCGTTTCCAGGCTGAGATGAAGAAGGGGCTTTCAGCAGAGAGCAACGCTGCTGCCGCCGTAAAGATGCTGCCGACACATGTTCGCTCAACTCCTGATGGATCAG AAAGAGGACAGTTTCTGGTGCTGGATGTCGGAGGCTCCAAGTTTAAAGTGCTCCGAGTTAAAGTGAGAGAGGGAACGGggatcaggagaggaggagtggagatggaggagaggagttaCCCAATACCACAGGAGCTGCTTgtggggagaggagcagag CTACTGGACCATGTGTCAGAGTCTCTAAAAGACTTCCTACATGAGAAGAACATCAGCTTGGAGAAGAAACATCCTCTGGccttcactttctctttcccCTGCGAACTGTCTGCCCTCGATCAG GGATCTTTGTTAAGCTGGAGTAAGAACTTCCGGGCTCAAGGCCTTCAGGGGAAGGACGTGGTTCAGGCCCTCAGAGACGCCATTGGCAGAACTGGG GGGATGAATACAGAGGTGTTGGCTGTGGTGAACGACACCGTAGCAACCATGATGACCTGTGGTTTTGAAGACAAGTATTGTGAAGTAGGACTCATCATTG gtACAGGCACCAATGCATGCTACATGGAGGAGCTGCGTCACATTGACCTGGTGGAGGGAGACGAGGGCCGGATGTGTGTGAACACTGAGTGGGGGGCGTTTGGAGATGACGGAGCTCTGAGTGACTACATCACTGAGTTTGACAGAGAGTTGGACGCAGCCTCCAACAACCCTGGGAAACAGAT CTTTGAGAAGATGGTGAGTGGGATGTACCTGGGGGAGTTGGTGAGGCTGGTTGTGTTAAAGATGGCTACACTGGGACTGCTGTTTGCTGGACATGTGTCCAACGCTCTGAGGACCAAAGGAAAAGTGACCACTGCACACGTGGCAGCCATGGAGGA GTATAAAAATGGTCTGGAGAACACCAGACTCATCCTCAGGGACCTGGACTTGACCCCTTCACTCGAGGACTGCATCGCTGTCCAACATGTCAGCACCATCGTGTCCTTCAGGTCCTCAAACCTGGCAGCTGCAGGACTGGCTGCCATCTTGACTCGAATCAAGCAAAACCGGAAATTGAGGACGTTCAGGATCACTGTGGGTGTGGATGGAACGTTGTACAAGACCCACCCACA GTTTGCCAAACGTCTTCACAAAGTGGTGCGGCGGCTGCTCCCGGAGTGCCAGGTCCGATTCGTCCTGTCAGACAGTGGCAGCAGCAAAGGAGCTGCTCTGGTGACAGCAGTCGCTCAGCGCCTGGCGTCGCAGAAGAGCAAG GTGGATGAGACACTGTCTCTCTTCAGGCTGAGCTCCGAGCAGCTCCAGGTGGTGAAGGCCAGGATGAGGgcggggctggaggcggggctCAGGGGAGAAGGCCCAGCTGAAATCAAGATGCTGCCTTCGTTTGTGTCCCGCCTACCTGATGGCACAG AGCATGGGAAATATCTCGCCCTGGTTCTGGGAGTCAGCTACTTCAAAGTGATGCTGGTGAACTTTAAAAAAGGTCTGCAACAGAGCTCTCAGGTCTACCACAAGATCTACACCGTACCACTGGAGATCATGCAGGGAGCTGGAGAAGAG TTGTTTGATCATTTTGCGCAGTGTGTCAGTGACTTCCTGGACTACATGGGGATCAAAAACACTCGTCTGCCTGCGGGCTTCACCTTCTCTTTCCCCTGCGAGCAGACGGCCATTGACGCG GGCACACTGGTGAGCTGGACCAAAGGCTTCAAGGCCACAGACTGTGAAGGACACGATGTTGTGGACATGCTCCGGGACGCCATCAAGAGACGCAAC GAGTTTGAGTTGGACATAGCAGCTGTAGCCAACGACACAGTTGCGACCATGATGAGCTGCGCCTATGAAGAGGCTCAGTGTGAAATTGGACTGATTGCTG GGAATGGCACTAATGTTTGTTACATGGAGGAACTGAAGAACATCAAGCTGACTGAACAAAAGGAAAGACAAATG CAGGACGATGGGtcggatggagagagaaaggcGGGGGAAGCAAGGATACAGACGATGTGTATGAACACAGAGTGGGGGGGCCTGGGGGATCACGGCTCTCTGAATGATCTCATCACACCTTATGATGCTGAGGTCGACCTGAACTCGCTTAACCCTGGAAAACAAAG GTTTGAAAAACTGACCGGTGGGATGTATTTGGGTGAAGTTGTCCGTCAGACATTACTGGATTTAACCAGCCGAGGTTTGTTGTTCAGAGGAAACGTCACCGACGCTTTAAAAACACCTGGAATATTCCAAACCAAATACCTGTCACAGATAGAGAG TGACCGAATGGCTCTACTGCAGGTCAGATCTATTCTCCAGGGCCTCAGGCTCGAAAGCACCTGTGACGACAGCATCATCGTAAAAGAG GTGTGTGGAGCAGTGTCTCGTCGAGCAGCTCAGCTGTGTGGGGCAGGAATGGCGGCCGTGGTGGAGAAGATCAGAGAGAACCGAGGATTGGACCTTCTCAACATCACTGTAGGGGTGGATGGGAAACTCTACAAACTACACCCACA CTTCTCTGAAGTCCTCCAGGAGACGGCCAGAGTTTTGGCTCCGCAGTGTCACATGACTTTTGTCCAATCTGAGGAAGGCAGAGGGAAGGGTGCGGCCCTCATCACCGCTATGACCAGACAGAAGGGGGAGATGTAA
- the LOC132998929 gene encoding hexokinase HKDC1-like isoform X2, whose protein sequence is MFTLQLLSFLFSKIQEGPTKKLKVDSFLHTMCLHDDQLSDISARFQAEMKKGLSAESNAAAAVKMLPTHVRSTPDGSERGQFLVLDVGGSKFKVLRVKVREGTGIRRGGVEMEERSYPIPQELLVGRGAELLDHVSESLKDFLHEKNISLEKKHPLAFTFSFPCELSALDQGSLLSWSKNFRAQGLQGKDVVQALRDAIGRTGGMNTEVLAVVNDTVATMMTCGFEDKYCEVGLIIGTGTNACYMEELRHIDLVEGDEGRMCVNTEWGAFGDDGALSDYITEFDRELDAASNNPGKQIFEKMVSGMYLGELVRLVVLKMATLGLLFAGHVSNALRTKGKVTTAHVAAMEEYKNGLENTRLILRDLDLTPSLEDCIAVQHVSTIVSFRSSNLAAAGLAAILTRIKQNRKLRTFRITVGVDGTLYKTHPQFAKRLHKVVRRLLPECQVRFVLSDSGSSKGAALVTAVAQRLASQKSKVDETLSLFRLSSEQLQVVKARMRAGLEAGLRGEGPAEIKMLPSFVSRLPDGTEHGKYLALVLGVSYFKVMLVNFKKGLQQSSQVYHKIYTVPLEIMQGAGEELFDHFAQCVSDFLDYMGIKNTRLPAGFTFSFPCEQTAIDAGTLVSWTKGFKATDCEGHDVVDMLRDAIKRRNEFELDIAAVANDTVATMMSCAYEEAQCEIGLIAGNGTNVCYMEELKNIKLTEQKERQMDDGSDGERKAGEARIQTMCMNTEWGGLGDHGSLNDLITPYDAEVDLNSLNPGKQRFEKLTGGMYLGEVVRQTLLDLTSRGLLFRGNVTDALKTPGIFQTKYLSQIESDRMALLQVRSILQGLRLESTCDDSIIVKEVCGAVSRRAAQLCGAGMAAVVEKIRENRGLDLLNITVGVDGKLYKLHPHFSEVLQETARVLAPQCHMTFVQSEEGRGKGAALITAMTRQKGEM, encoded by the exons ATGTTTACTCTTCagcttctttccttcctcttctccaaaATCCAGGAGGGCCCCACAAAGAAG ttaaaggtGGACAGCTTTCTGCACACAATGTGTCTCCATGACGACCAGCTAAGTGACATCTCGGCCCGTTTCCAGGCTGAGATGAAGAAGGGGCTTTCAGCAGAGAGCAACGCTGCTGCCGCCGTAAAGATGCTGCCGACACATGTTCGCTCAACTCCTGATGGATCAG AAAGAGGACAGTTTCTGGTGCTGGATGTCGGAGGCTCCAAGTTTAAAGTGCTCCGAGTTAAAGTGAGAGAGGGAACGGggatcaggagaggaggagtggagatggaggagaggagttaCCCAATACCACAGGAGCTGCTTgtggggagaggagcagag CTACTGGACCATGTGTCAGAGTCTCTAAAAGACTTCCTACATGAGAAGAACATCAGCTTGGAGAAGAAACATCCTCTGGccttcactttctctttcccCTGCGAACTGTCTGCCCTCGATCAG GGATCTTTGTTAAGCTGGAGTAAGAACTTCCGGGCTCAAGGCCTTCAGGGGAAGGACGTGGTTCAGGCCCTCAGAGACGCCATTGGCAGAACTGGG GGGATGAATACAGAGGTGTTGGCTGTGGTGAACGACACCGTAGCAACCATGATGACCTGTGGTTTTGAAGACAAGTATTGTGAAGTAGGACTCATCATTG gtACAGGCACCAATGCATGCTACATGGAGGAGCTGCGTCACATTGACCTGGTGGAGGGAGACGAGGGCCGGATGTGTGTGAACACTGAGTGGGGGGCGTTTGGAGATGACGGAGCTCTGAGTGACTACATCACTGAGTTTGACAGAGAGTTGGACGCAGCCTCCAACAACCCTGGGAAACAGAT CTTTGAGAAGATGGTGAGTGGGATGTACCTGGGGGAGTTGGTGAGGCTGGTTGTGTTAAAGATGGCTACACTGGGACTGCTGTTTGCTGGACATGTGTCCAACGCTCTGAGGACCAAAGGAAAAGTGACCACTGCACACGTGGCAGCCATGGAGGA GTATAAAAATGGTCTGGAGAACACCAGACTCATCCTCAGGGACCTGGACTTGACCCCTTCACTCGAGGACTGCATCGCTGTCCAACATGTCAGCACCATCGTGTCCTTCAGGTCCTCAAACCTGGCAGCTGCAGGACTGGCTGCCATCTTGACTCGAATCAAGCAAAACCGGAAATTGAGGACGTTCAGGATCACTGTGGGTGTGGATGGAACGTTGTACAAGACCCACCCACA GTTTGCCAAACGTCTTCACAAAGTGGTGCGGCGGCTGCTCCCGGAGTGCCAGGTCCGATTCGTCCTGTCAGACAGTGGCAGCAGCAAAGGAGCTGCTCTGGTGACAGCAGTCGCTCAGCGCCTGGCGTCGCAGAAGAGCAAG GTGGATGAGACACTGTCTCTCTTCAGGCTGAGCTCCGAGCAGCTCCAGGTGGTGAAGGCCAGGATGAGGgcggggctggaggcggggctCAGGGGAGAAGGCCCAGCTGAAATCAAGATGCTGCCTTCGTTTGTGTCCCGCCTACCTGATGGCACAG AGCATGGGAAATATCTCGCCCTGGTTCTGGGAGTCAGCTACTTCAAAGTGATGCTGGTGAACTTTAAAAAAGGTCTGCAACAGAGCTCTCAGGTCTACCACAAGATCTACACCGTACCACTGGAGATCATGCAGGGAGCTGGAGAAGAG TTGTTTGATCATTTTGCGCAGTGTGTCAGTGACTTCCTGGACTACATGGGGATCAAAAACACTCGTCTGCCTGCGGGCTTCACCTTCTCTTTCCCCTGCGAGCAGACGGCCATTGACGCG GGCACACTGGTGAGCTGGACCAAAGGCTTCAAGGCCACAGACTGTGAAGGACACGATGTTGTGGACATGCTCCGGGACGCCATCAAGAGACGCAAC GAGTTTGAGTTGGACATAGCAGCTGTAGCCAACGACACAGTTGCGACCATGATGAGCTGCGCCTATGAAGAGGCTCAGTGTGAAATTGGACTGATTGCTG GGAATGGCACTAATGTTTGTTACATGGAGGAACTGAAGAACATCAAGCTGACTGAACAAAAGGAAAGACAAATG GACGATGGGtcggatggagagagaaaggcGGGGGAAGCAAGGATACAGACGATGTGTATGAACACAGAGTGGGGGGGCCTGGGGGATCACGGCTCTCTGAATGATCTCATCACACCTTATGATGCTGAGGTCGACCTGAACTCGCTTAACCCTGGAAAACAAAG GTTTGAAAAACTGACCGGTGGGATGTATTTGGGTGAAGTTGTCCGTCAGACATTACTGGATTTAACCAGCCGAGGTTTGTTGTTCAGAGGAAACGTCACCGACGCTTTAAAAACACCTGGAATATTCCAAACCAAATACCTGTCACAGATAGAGAG TGACCGAATGGCTCTACTGCAGGTCAGATCTATTCTCCAGGGCCTCAGGCTCGAAAGCACCTGTGACGACAGCATCATCGTAAAAGAG GTGTGTGGAGCAGTGTCTCGTCGAGCAGCTCAGCTGTGTGGGGCAGGAATGGCGGCCGTGGTGGAGAAGATCAGAGAGAACCGAGGATTGGACCTTCTCAACATCACTGTAGGGGTGGATGGGAAACTCTACAAACTACACCCACA CTTCTCTGAAGTCCTCCAGGAGACGGCCAGAGTTTTGGCTCCGCAGTGTCACATGACTTTTGTCCAATCTGAGGAAGGCAGAGGGAAGGGTGCGGCCCTCATCACCGCTATGACCAGACAGAAGGGGGAGATGTAA
- the supv3l1 gene encoding ATP-dependent RNA helicase SUPV3L1, mitochondrial gives MSVHRCVWLFSRLQLHANSRASRFTAGGSCHVSGWLHKHPRARHISSSSSPPKAPDTSLFVPISLKTDFSVDGSVGAELTQPLSKEELLKVLNRFYKRKEMQKLAADHGLDARLFHQAFISFRKHVLEGSALPADLHIILSDICCGAGHVDDIYPYFMRHSKQIFPMLDCMEDLRKISDLRVPANWYPEARAIQRKVIFHAGPTNSGKTYHAIQHFLAAKSGVYCGPLKLLAHEIFEKTNNAGVPCDLVTGEERTFMDLEGRASGHVACTIEMCSVNTPYEVAVIDEIQMIRDLSRGWAWTRALMGLCAEEIHVCGEAAAIDFIRELMYTTGEEVEVNTYKRLTPFSILDQAVESLDNLREGDCIVCFSKNDIYSISRQIEIRGLECAVIYGSLPPTTKLSQAKKFNDPDDPCKIMVATDAIGMGLNLSIRRIIFNSLVKPNVNEKGEKHMETISTSQALQIAGRAGRFSSKFKEGEVTTMHRDDLPVLKEILSHAVEPIETAGLHPTAEQIEMFAYHLPDATLSNLVDIFVSLSQVDGLYFVCNIDDFKFLADMIQHIPLNLRSRYVFCTAPINKKQTFVCTSFLKFARQFSRDEPLTFDWVCRHVSWPLSQPKNIKDLVHLEAVHDVLDLYLWLSYRFMDMFPDTASIREIQRELDDIIQQGVQNITRLIRATDTTLTSPVRTQSSRTGQLSGNSGAADGRYLTNSRGPRGPRDLGEMTDSSLANRLVRDGLLTPDLLRQLQREFSKDPKEDSSNQQVLDTEPHINNNKGKKRRKK, from the exons ATGTCAGTTCACCggtgtgtgtggctgttttcTCGGCTGCAGCTCCACGCTAACAGCCGGGCTTCCCGGTTCACCGCTGGAGGCAGCTGTCATGTGTCTGGATGGTTACACAAACACCCGCGGGCCAGACACatttcctccagcagctctcCACCCAAAGCCCCGGACACCTCCCTGTTCGTGCCCATCTCTCTGAAGACGGACTTCTCTGTGGACGGGAGTGTTGGAGCAGAGCTCACCCAGCCGCTCTCCAAAG AAGAACTGCTGAAAGTGTTGAACCGGTTCTATAAGAGGAAGGAGATGCAGAAGCTGGCAGCAGATCATGGCCTGGATG cgCGTCTGTTCCACCAGGCCTTCATCAGCTTCAGGAAGCACGTCCTGGAAGGATCAGCTCTCCCCGCTGATCTGCACATCATCCTCAGTGACATCTGCTGCGGAGCAG GTCACGTAGATGACATCTACCCCTACTTCATGCGTCACTCCAAGCAAATCTTCCCCATGCTGGACTGTATGGAGGACCTGAGAAAGATCTCTGACCTCCGGGTCCCTGCTAACTG GTACCCTGAGGCTCGTGCCATCCAGAGGAAAGTGATTTTCCATGCTGGTCCCACTAACAGTGGTAAAACCTATCACGCCATCCAGCACTTCTTGGCTGCTAAGTCTGGAGTCTACTGTGGCCCCCTGAAACTACTGGCCCACGAGATCTTTGAGAAGACCAATAACGCT GGTGTACCATGTGACTTGGTTACAGGAGAGGAGCGGACCTTCATGGACTTGGAGGGTCGAGCTTCTGGCCACGTGGCCTGCACCATTGAGATGTGCAGTGTCAATACACCTT ATGAAGTGGCTGTAATTGATGAGATTCAGATGATCAGAGATCTTTCCAGAGGCTGGGCCTGGACCAGAGCACTAATGG GTCTCTGTGCAGAGGAGATCCATGTGtgtggagaagctgcagctatCGACTTTATTAGAGAACTGATGTACACCactggagaggaggtggag GTGAACACCTACAAGCGCTTGACTCCATTCTCAATCCTGGATCAGGCTGTGGAGTCTTTGGACAACTTGAGAGAAGGAGATTGTATCGTCTGCTTCAGTAAAAATGACATCTACTCCATCAGCAGGCAGATCGAGATCAGAGGACTGGAGTGTGCTGTCATTTATGGGAGTTTACCTCCAA CCACCAAGCTGTCACAGGCCAAGAAGTTCAATGATCCGGATGACCCCTGCAAGATCATGGTCGCCACAGATGCCATTGGAATGGGCCTCAACCT GAGTATCAGACGCATCATCTTCAACAGTCTGGTGAAGCCTAATGTCAATGAGAAGGGGGAGAAACACATGGAGACCATCAGCACATCACAGGCTCTGCAGATAGCCGGCCGTGCAGGGAG GTTCTCCTCCAAGTTTAAAGAGGGAGAAGTTACCACCATGCACAGAGATGATCTGCCTGTGCTGAAGGAAATACTCAGTCATGCAGTGGAACCCAtagag ACAGCAGGTCTACATCCCACAGCAGAGCAGATAGAGATGTTCGCCTATCATCTACCTGATGCTACATTATCCAACCTTGTG GACATATTTGTCAGCCTCTCTCAGGTGGATGGTCTGTATTTCGTCTGCAACATTGACGACTTCAAGTTTCTGGCTGATATGATTCAGCATATCCCACTCAACCTGAGGTCACGCTACGTCTTCTGTACTGCTCCCATCAACAAGAAACAAACTTTTGTATGCACCTCCTTCCTGAAG TTCGCTCGTCAGTTCAGTCGAGATGAACCTCTGACCTTCGACTGGGTCTGTCGACATGTCAGCTGGCCTCTATCTCAACCCAAAAACATTAAAGACCTGGTTCACTTGGAAGCTGTTCATGATGTGTTGGATCTTTACCTCTGGTTGAG CTACCGTTTCATGGATATGTTTCCTGACACTGCCTCGATTCGAGAAATCCAGCGGGAGCTTGACGACATCATCCAACAGGGCGTCCAAAATATCACTCGTCTCATCAGAGCCACAGACACAACCCTCACTAGCCCAGTGCggacacagagcagcaggactGGACAATTGAGTGGGAACAGTGGCGCTGCAGACGGTCGGTATTTGACCAACAGCAGAGGTCCGAGGGGACCGAGAGACTTAGGAGAGATGACAGACAGTTCTCTGGCCAATCGCCTGGTGAGAGACGGGCTGCTGACGCCTGATTTACTGcggcagctgcagagagagttTTCCAAAGATCCAAAGGAGGATTCCTCCAACCAGCAGGTCCTCGATACAGAACCTCACATCAATAACAACAAAGGGAAAAAACGGCGGAAGAAATGA